The following coding sequences lie in one Carassius gibelio isolate Cgi1373 ecotype wild population from Czech Republic chromosome A17, carGib1.2-hapl.c, whole genome shotgun sequence genomic window:
- the LOC127933331 gene encoding ADP-ribosylation factor 6 yields MGKMLSKIFGNKEMRILMLGLDAAGKTTILYKLKLGQSVTTIPTVGFNVETVTYKNVKFNVWDVGGQDKIRPLWRHYYTGTQGLIFVVDCADRDRIDEARQELHRIINDREMRDAIILIFANKQDLPDAMKPHEIQEKLGLTRIRDRNWYVQPSCATTGDGLYEGLTWLTSNYKS; encoded by the coding sequence ATGGGGAAGATGCTGTCAAAGATATTTGGTAACAAAGAGATGAGAATATTGATGCTCGGACTTGATGCCGCAGGAAAAACCACCATCCTCTATAAGTTGAAACTTGGCCAGTCTGTGACCACCATCCCGACCGTTGGTTTCAACGTGGAGACGGTCACCTACAAAAACGTCAAGTTCAACGTGTGGGACGTGGGCGGACAAGATAAGATCCGTCCCCTCTGGCGACACTACTACACGGGCACGCAAGGGTTAATTTTTGTGGTGGATTGTGCTGATCGAGATCGCATCGACGAAGCCAGGCAAGAACTCCACCGCATCATCAACGACCGTGAGATGCGGGACGCCATCATTTTGATTTTCGCCAACAAGCAAGACCTTCCGGACGCCATGAAGCCACACGAGATCCAGGAGAAGCTGGGACTGACGCGCATCCGGGACAGGAATTGGTACGTGCAGCCGTCGTGCGCAACCACCGGTGATGGACTGTACGAAGGCTTAACTTGGTTAACATCTAACTACAAGTCTTAA